A genomic window from Hypomesus transpacificus isolate Combined female chromosome 15, fHypTra1, whole genome shotgun sequence includes:
- the tlcd5a gene encoding TLC domain-containing protein 5a, whose product MTLMVVGVVLCLSGWISLYTLLCNINGSRGYEWNCRLVTLVHGIMAVCITAYIGYIDGPWPFTYPGTKNTPLQITALALSLGYFLFDMGWCVYFQTEGPVMLAHHTISILGIMLTLGLGESGIESCSVLFGSEVTNPLLQTRWFLRQTGRYDSALGDAVDVVFVLLFVLMRVVVGGFMLYCELASPRPMIVIKCGGVAMYTMSWVFMVDIVRFTLKKSRNWGRRRGEQRPPVMVNGHDGKTD is encoded by the exons ATGACGTTGATGGTCGTGGGTGTGGTCCTGTGCCTGTCAGGCTGGATCTCTCTGTACACGCTGCTGTGTAACATCAACGGTTCCCGTGGATACGAGTGGAACTGTCGCCTGGTAACCCTGGTCCATGGGATAATGGCGGTCTGCATCACAGCGTACATAGGCTACATAGACGGACCCTGGCCCTTCACTTACccag GCACCAAGAACACCCCCCTCCAGATCACCGCGTTGGCCCTGAGCCTGGGCTACTTCCTGTTCGACatgggctggtgtgtgtactTCCAGACGGAGGGCCCTGTGATGCTGGCCCACCACACCATCAGCATCCTGGGCATCATGCTGACCCTGGGCCTAGGCGAGTCTGGCATCGAGTCTTGCTCTGTCCTGTTCGGCAGCGAGGTGACCAACCCGCTCCTGCAGACGCGCTGGTTCCTGCGTCAGACCGGCCGCTACGACAGCGCCCTGGGCGATGCGGTGGACGTGGTCTTCGTGCTGCTGTTTGTGCTGATGCGGGTGGTGGTGGGCGGGTTCATGCTGTATTGTGAGCTAGCCTCGCCGCGGCCCATGATTGTCATCAAGTGTGGGGGCGTGGCCATGTACACCATGTCCTGGGTGTTCATGGTGGACATTGTGCGGTTCACTCTGAAGAAGAGCAGGAATTGGGGGCGGCGCCGCGGAGAGCAGCGTCCACCGGTCATGGTCAACGGACACGATGGGAAGACggactga